Proteins from one Gilliamella sp. ESL0443 genomic window:
- a CDS encoding XTP/dITP diphosphatase codes for MQKIVLATNNQGKVNELQTLLADAGFDVIAQNSFNVPDIEETGLTFIENAILKARHTAKVTQLPAIADDSGLVVQALNGQPGIYSARYAGEHGNDKSNNEKLLLELKDVPKEKRTAYFYCALAFMRHENDPTPIICLGKWNGLIMNEPHGSGGFGYDPLFYIPELNCSAAELTKEHKSQISHRGQALKQLIAKIKTDY; via the coding sequence ATGCAGAAAATTGTTTTAGCCACTAATAACCAAGGAAAGGTCAATGAATTACAAACGCTTTTAGCCGATGCTGGATTTGATGTTATAGCCCAAAATAGCTTCAATGTTCCTGATATAGAAGAAACAGGCCTAACATTTATTGAAAATGCCATCTTAAAAGCAAGACATACCGCAAAAGTGACTCAACTACCGGCGATAGCAGATGATTCAGGTTTAGTTGTTCAAGCACTAAACGGGCAACCTGGTATCTATTCAGCTCGTTATGCGGGAGAACATGGTAATGACAAAAGCAATAATGAAAAGCTGTTACTTGAATTAAAAGATGTGCCTAAAGAAAAAAGGACAGCATACTTTTATTGTGCACTCGCTTTTATGCGACACGAAAATGATCCTACACCAATCATCTGTTTAGGGAAATGGAATGGATTAATTATGAATGAACCTCATGGAAGTGGTGGTTTTGGTTATGATCCATTATTCTATATTCCTGAGCTTAATTGCAGTGCAGCAGAGCTAACTAAAGAACATAAGAGCCAAATTTCTCATCGTGGACAGGCTTTAAAACAGTTAATAGCTAAAATAAAAACAGATTATTAG
- the dsbB gene encoding disulfide bond formation protein DsbB → MLYLLNQYSRGRFAWFLLFLSTAIFELTALYFQHGLGLAPCTLCIYQRCAIYGIMFGSIVGLINPKKLIFRLAGILIWLFSAFKGFELATFHAHLQFEPDLSDTCAINVQFPSWLPLNEWLPSMFNAYGSCSEKIWSFLTIEMSQWMIIIFACYLFVSLIILFCQLFSANKKSIWSK, encoded by the coding sequence ATGTTGTATTTACTCAACCAATACTCTCGAGGAAGATTTGCTTGGTTTTTATTGTTTCTTTCCACCGCTATTTTTGAATTGACCGCTCTCTATTTTCAACATGGTTTAGGCCTAGCTCCTTGTACTTTATGTATTTATCAGCGATGTGCAATTTACGGTATTATGTTTGGCAGCATCGTTGGACTTATCAACCCTAAAAAATTAATATTTAGACTAGCTGGCATATTAATCTGGCTATTTAGCGCTTTTAAGGGGTTTGAATTAGCAACTTTTCATGCCCATTTGCAGTTCGAACCAGATTTAAGTGATACCTGTGCAATTAATGTCCAATTCCCTTCTTGGTTACCATTAAATGAATGGTTACCAAGCATGTTTAATGCTTATGGTTCTTGTTCAGAAAAAATCTGGTCGTTCTTAACTATTGAAATGTCGCAATGGATGATAATCATTTTTGCTTGCTATCTTTTTGTTAGTTTAATCATACTATTTTGCCAATTGTTTTCAGCTAATAAAAAGTCAATCTGGAGTAAATAA
- the rluA gene encoding bifunctional tRNA pseudouridine(32) synthase/23S rRNA pseudouridine(746) synthase RluA gives MLLEYHPPIDPWLTILYQDDHIVVVNKQPGILSVSGNKPQFIDSIIHRLQQKYSYVESVHRLDMATSGIMVAALSKLADREIKKQFRERIPKKTYIAVVHGHLKDDAGQVELPLICDWPNRPRQMVDHENGKYALTHYQVISRNNDNTTRVALFPFTGRSHQLRVHMQAIGHPILGDKFYAHPEAFSMSKRLLLHAQHLTINHPKTGETLTFRCEPDF, from the coding sequence ATGCTTTTGGAATATCATCCCCCCATTGATCCTTGGTTAACTATTTTATATCAAGATGATCATATTGTTGTGGTTAACAAACAACCTGGTATTTTGTCGGTATCAGGAAATAAACCACAATTTATAGATAGTATTATTCATCGTTTACAACAAAAATATAGTTATGTTGAATCAGTCCATCGTCTAGATATGGCTACGAGTGGCATTATGGTTGCTGCTTTATCTAAATTAGCAGATAGAGAAATTAAAAAGCAGTTTAGAGAGCGTATACCTAAAAAAACATATATTGCTGTGGTCCACGGTCACCTTAAGGATGACGCAGGCCAAGTCGAACTCCCATTAATTTGTGATTGGCCTAATCGCCCAAGACAGATGGTAGATCATGAAAATGGCAAATATGCATTAACACATTATCAAGTTATTTCACGCAATAATGATAATACAACTCGGGTGGCATTGTTTCCATTTACAGGGCGCTCTCATCAATTAAGAGTGCATATGCAAGCTATAGGGCATCCTATTTTAGGCGATAAATTTTATGCTCATCCTGAAGCATTTTCAATGTCAAAAAGGTTATTGTTACATGCTCAACATCTAACAATAAATCATCCTAAAACCGGTGAAACTCTGACATTCCGTTGTGAGCCTGATTTTTAA
- the rluC gene encoding 23S rRNA pseudouridine(955/2504/2580) synthase RluC, which produces MDSNVQQTKLQVSFVTITEENVTQRIDNFLITYLKGVPKSMIYRILRKGEVRVNKKRIKPEYKLTIGDEVRIPPIRVSEKTVPEISKKLNKVADLEKSIIYEDDVILAINKPSGIAVHGGSGLSFGVIEGLRALRPEAKFLELVHRIDRETSGVLLIAKKRSALKALHEQLRLKQMQKNYLALVKGNWPSECKVVQAPLLKNVLKSGERVVKVNAEGKPSETRFKVEERFGFATLIKASPVTGRTHQIRVHTQYVNHPIAFDDRYGDSQFDELLAKSKLNRLFLHAANVKFIHPKTLQEMQLHAPMDNILQNCLIQIRNDKYQQ; this is translated from the coding sequence ATGGACTCAAACGTTCAACAAACAAAATTACAAGTCTCATTTGTCACAATCACTGAAGAAAATGTGACACAACGAATTGACAACTTTTTAATAACATACCTTAAAGGTGTGCCTAAAAGTATGATTTATCGCATACTTAGAAAAGGGGAAGTGCGTGTCAACAAAAAGCGGATTAAGCCAGAATATAAATTAACCATTGGTGATGAGGTTCGAATTCCACCTATTCGTGTTTCAGAAAAAACAGTTCCTGAAATTTCAAAAAAACTGAATAAAGTTGCTGATTTAGAAAAATCAATTATTTATGAAGATGATGTGATTCTTGCGATTAATAAACCATCTGGCATTGCCGTACATGGTGGAAGTGGCTTAAGTTTTGGCGTTATTGAAGGATTAAGAGCATTAAGACCTGAAGCCAAATTTTTAGAATTAGTACATCGTATCGATCGTGAAACATCTGGTGTTTTACTTATTGCTAAGAAACGTTCTGCACTAAAAGCATTACATGAACAACTTCGTTTAAAACAGATGCAAAAAAATTATTTAGCTTTAGTGAAAGGTAATTGGCCTTCTGAATGTAAAGTTGTACAAGCACCACTATTAAAAAATGTACTCAAAAGTGGTGAACGCGTGGTTAAGGTAAATGCAGAAGGTAAGCCATCTGAAACACGATTCAAAGTGGAAGAACGCTTTGGTTTTGCAACATTAATAAAAGCTAGCCCCGTAACCGGACGAACGCATCAAATTCGTGTACACACTCAATATGTTAATCATCCAATAGCATTTGATGATCGTTACGGAGATAGCCAATTTGATGAATTATTAGCTAAAAGCAAACTTAATCGATTATTTTTACATGCAGCTAATGTGAAATTTATTCATCCAAAAACTTTACAAGAGATGCAATTACATGCCCCGATGGATAATATATTGCAAAACTGTTTAATCCAGATTAGAAATGATAAATATCAACAATGA
- a CDS encoding histidine phosphatase family protein encodes MKDLNLYLIRHGQTEWNIKDQMQGSKNSPLTENGVLGAQITGKHLKNIPFIQAYSSPQQRAKETRDYIIHENDNVIPTFELDNLREMDFGLWEGKHVPSLKKEIPEFTTYLTDPENFDSSINQGENYLDILSRMKEALNVIVKNAPQDEGNILVVSHGTVLRILLCVLNGGDWRRHRDEDYFPRVLNTSISVVNYKQTDDKPEGEFSVKFYNNVDHLNN; translated from the coding sequence ATGAAAGATCTTAATTTATATTTAATTAGACATGGTCAAACCGAATGGAATATTAAAGATCAAATGCAAGGATCGAAAAATTCGCCTTTGACAGAAAATGGTGTTTTAGGCGCTCAAATCACAGGAAAGCATCTGAAAAATATACCTTTTATACAAGCCTACTCAAGCCCACAACAACGGGCTAAAGAAACTCGAGATTATATCATTCATGAAAATGACAATGTCATTCCGACTTTTGAACTTGATAATCTAAGAGAAATGGATTTTGGTCTTTGGGAAGGCAAACATGTTCCTTCATTAAAAAAAGAAATACCTGAATTCACGACTTATTTAACCGATCCTGAAAACTTTGACTCATCTATTAACCAAGGTGAAAACTACCTTGATATACTTTCTCGTATGAAAGAAGCTTTAAATGTTATCGTAAAAAATGCACCGCAAGATGAAGGTAATATTTTAGTTGTATCACATGGTACGGTTTTAAGAATATTACTTTGTGTTTTAAATGGTGGAGATTGGCGTAGACATCGTGATGAAGATTATTTCCCACGAGTGTTAAATACCAGTATAAGTGTAGTTAACTATAAGCAAACTGATGATAAGCCTGAAGGGGAATTTTCAGTTAAGTTTTATAATAATGTCGATCATTTAAACAATTAA
- a CDS encoding tyrosine-protein phosphatase: MACNKISKITNIFLLCYLCFIISGCQSNINSLHLPDNFYQVSNDVYRSEQPNVEQIAQLDKLGFKTIINLRLFHSDRELVENTQMSEVWIRMRAGDITDEKMIQVMKAIHSSPKPILIHCWQGSDRTGVTIAMYRLVFENWTKSQAINELMQTEFGHHYNVYPNIRKYIENVDVEYIRHAVFE, encoded by the coding sequence ATGGCCTGTAATAAAATATCCAAAATAACTAATATTTTCTTATTGTGTTACTTGTGCTTTATTATTAGTGGTTGCCAATCTAATATCAATTCTTTACATCTCCCTGATAATTTTTATCAAGTTTCTAATGATGTCTATCGCTCTGAGCAACCCAATGTAGAGCAGATAGCGCAGCTTGATAAACTTGGCTTTAAAACCATTATAAATTTACGGCTATTTCACAGCGATCGAGAGTTAGTCGAAAATACACAGATGTCAGAAGTTTGGATTCGAATGCGAGCAGGTGATATTACTGATGAGAAAATGATCCAAGTAATGAAAGCAATTCATAGCTCCCCTAAACCGATATTAATCCATTGTTGGCAAGGTAGTGATCGTACCGGCGTCACTATTGCTATGTACCGTTTGGTTTTTGAAAATTGGACTAAATCTCAAGCAATTAATGAGTTAATGCAAACTGAATTTGGTCATCACTACAATGTTTATCCTAACATACGAAAATACATTGAAAACGTTGATGTAGAATATATTCGCCATGCTGTATTTGAATAA
- a CDS encoding M48 family metalloprotease, whose translation MLKKAIALVLSTSLFLQNTPIVYAADNITLPEMGTAAATTLSIGQEKEMGDYYVRLLRGSAPIANDPVLNQYINNLGKKLVSKSESVQTPFHFYIMKSNVLNAFAFFGGNVVIHSRIIMDTDNESQLASVMAHEIGHVTQRHLARAMEAQNKNSPYVWGGALGSLLLTLANPEAGMAAMTTTMASSTQSMISFTQSNEQEADRVGLRTIAKAGFDPHASSEFLQKLADQSRFSSKPPEILMTHPLPNSRLSDMRNRSLQYSKKNVPSSLSYYLAKARIAILMGNNNTAKLLLDNYRKLNTDQGKKALTYAVALSNYKSKNLVQAKIQLQPLLDNDPDNIWYIDLMTDINLESNNNKEAIARLQSALKRSPDNAVLQLNLANAYIKDGQYQQAVSLLHRYTFDHNDDTNGWDLLVTAYGGIKSRAQEMSARAESIALEGRFPEAIQLLTNARAQAKGNQTLISKIDARINQLKQLQKRYTAYSRR comes from the coding sequence ATGTTAAAAAAAGCAATCGCATTGGTACTATCAACATCACTATTCTTACAAAATACACCTATTGTTTATGCAGCAGATAATATAACACTACCTGAGATGGGAACCGCAGCTGCAACCACATTAAGCATCGGGCAAGAAAAAGAGATGGGTGATTATTATGTGCGATTGTTACGAGGCAGTGCTCCTATAGCCAATGACCCTGTCTTAAATCAATATATTAATAATTTAGGGAAAAAATTAGTTTCTAAATCTGAATCAGTTCAAACCCCTTTCCATTTTTATATAATGAAAAGTAATGTGCTCAATGCCTTTGCTTTTTTTGGCGGTAATGTTGTCATTCATTCAAGAATAATTATGGATACTGATAATGAAAGCCAATTAGCTTCGGTTATGGCTCACGAAATTGGGCATGTTACTCAACGCCATTTAGCTCGCGCTATGGAGGCTCAAAATAAAAATAGTCCTTATGTTTGGGGAGGAGCCTTAGGTTCATTACTATTAACATTAGCTAATCCAGAAGCGGGTATGGCGGCAATGACAACCACTATGGCAAGTTCGACACAGAGTATGATTAGTTTTACTCAATCAAATGAACAAGAAGCCGATAGAGTTGGGCTTAGAACCATAGCGAAAGCCGGATTTGATCCTCATGCATCTTCTGAATTTTTACAAAAGCTGGCTGATCAAAGTCGCTTCAGTAGTAAACCGCCTGAAATTTTAATGACTCACCCATTACCGAATAGCCGTTTATCGGATATGCGCAATCGCTCTTTGCAATATTCTAAAAAAAATGTACCTTCCTCATTAAGTTATTATTTAGCTAAGGCCCGAATAGCAATACTTATGGGAAATAATAATACTGCTAAACTATTACTTGATAATTATCGCAAATTGAATACCGATCAGGGTAAAAAGGCGCTAACCTATGCCGTCGCACTAAGTAATTACAAAAGTAAAAATCTTGTTCAAGCAAAAATTCAATTGCAACCGTTATTAGATAATGATCCAGATAATATTTGGTACATTGATTTAATGACAGATATCAATTTAGAAAGTAATAATAATAAAGAAGCCATAGCTCGTTTACAATCTGCCTTAAAACGATCACCGGATAATGCTGTATTACAATTAAATCTTGCTAATGCTTATATAAAAGATGGCCAATATCAGCAAGCGGTGAGTTTATTGCATCGTTATACATTTGATCACAATGATGATACTAATGGTTGGGATTTACTGGTTACCGCTTATGGGGGAATAAAATCGAGAGCTCAAGAAATGAGTGCAAGGGCAGAATCAATCGCGCTTGAAGGACGTTTCCCAGAAGCAATTCAATTATTAACCAATGCTAGAGCTCAAGCTAAAGGTAATCAAACATTAATTTCAAAAATTGACGCAAGAATAAATCAATTAAAACAATTACAAAAACGTTACACTGCTTATAGCAGAAGGTAG
- the proS gene encoding proline--tRNA ligase produces the protein MRTSKYLLSTLKETPADAEVISHQLMLRAGMIRKVAAGLYTWLPTGYRVLKKVENIVREEMNKAGAIEVLMPVVQPADIWQESGRWEQYGPELLRIKDRGDRDFVLGPTHEEVITDLLRNEVSSYKQLPLNVYQIQTKFRDEVRPRFGVMRSREFIMKDAYSFHTSQESLQETYDDMYKAYSAVFTRAGLNFRAVRADTGSIGGNWSHEFQVLADSGEDDIVFSTESDYAANIEMAQALAPTQSRSAPTKAMELVDTPDAKTIDELVAQFNLPIEKTVKTLMVKATKESGHQLVALLVRGDHTLNEIKAEKIDIVASPLEFATEEEIRAVVNAGPGSLGPVNLNMPIIIDRDVAVMSDFSAGANIDHKHYFNINWERDVALPRIEDIRNVVEGDISPDGKGTLQIKRGIEVGHIFQLGTKYSEAMKATVQGEDGQNHVMIMGCYGIGVSRIVAAAIEQCHDDRGIIWPEAIAPFSVVIIPMNMHKSEKVQATAEKLYADLQALGIEVLFDDRKERPGVMFADAELIGIPHTIVIGERNLDNGEVEYKHRAGGDKELIKVDDIVEFIKKRQQ, from the coding sequence ATGCGAACCAGTAAATATCTTCTATCTACATTAAAAGAGACACCCGCTGATGCTGAAGTGATAAGCCATCAATTAATGTTACGTGCCGGCATGATCCGTAAAGTTGCCGCTGGACTATATACTTGGCTACCCACTGGCTATCGTGTACTTAAAAAAGTTGAAAATATTGTTCGGGAAGAGATGAATAAAGCCGGTGCAATTGAAGTATTAATGCCTGTTGTACAGCCTGCTGATATTTGGCAAGAGAGTGGTCGTTGGGAACAATATGGTCCAGAGCTATTACGTATTAAAGACCGTGGTGACCGTGATTTTGTATTAGGCCCAACCCATGAGGAAGTGATCACTGACTTACTTCGTAATGAAGTCAGTTCCTATAAACAATTACCGCTTAATGTTTATCAAATTCAAACCAAATTCCGCGACGAAGTCCGCCCACGATTTGGGGTAATGCGTTCGCGTGAATTTATTATGAAAGATGCTTATTCGTTTCATACTTCACAAGAATCTTTACAAGAAACCTATGATGATATGTATAAGGCTTACAGTGCGGTATTTACTCGTGCAGGCTTAAATTTTAGAGCAGTGCGTGCTGATACGGGTTCTATTGGTGGCAACTGGTCGCATGAGTTCCAAGTATTAGCCGATAGTGGTGAAGATGATATTGTCTTTTCAACTGAATCTGACTACGCTGCTAATATTGAGATGGCACAAGCATTAGCACCAACGCAAAGCCGATCAGCACCAACTAAGGCAATGGAACTGGTTGATACACCTGATGCCAAAACAATTGATGAATTAGTTGCACAATTCAATTTACCGATTGAAAAAACAGTTAAAACACTCATGGTCAAGGCGACTAAAGAGAGTGGGCACCAACTTGTAGCTTTATTAGTTCGTGGTGATCACACGTTGAATGAAATCAAAGCGGAAAAAATTGATATTGTGGCATCACCGCTTGAATTTGCAACTGAAGAAGAAATTCGCGCGGTAGTGAATGCAGGACCTGGCTCTTTAGGACCAGTAAACCTTAATATGCCAATCATCATTGACCGTGATGTGGCAGTAATGAGTGATTTTAGTGCTGGCGCCAACATTGATCATAAACATTATTTCAATATCAATTGGGAAAGAGATGTCGCTTTACCTCGCATTGAAGATATTCGTAATGTGGTTGAAGGCGATATTAGCCCAGATGGTAAAGGGACATTACAAATTAAACGTGGTATTGAAGTTGGGCATATTTTCCAACTTGGTACTAAGTATTCAGAAGCAATGAAAGCAACTGTCCAAGGTGAAGATGGACAAAACCATGTGATGATCATGGGCTGTTATGGAATTGGGGTTAGCCGAATTGTTGCAGCTGCAATTGAACAATGCCATGACGATCGAGGGATTATTTGGCCAGAAGCGATTGCACCATTTAGTGTTGTCATTATTCCAATGAATATGCATAAATCAGAAAAAGTACAAGCCACTGCTGAAAAACTTTATGCCGATCTCCAAGCTCTGGGTATTGAAGTATTATTTGATGATCGTAAAGAGCGTCCTGGTGTTATGTTTGCAGATGCCGAACTTATTGGTATTCCTCATACTATCGTTATTGGTGAACGTAACCTTGATAATGGTGAAGTGGAATACAAACATCGTGCGGGTGGCGATAAAGAATTAATTAAAGTTGATGATATCGTTGAATTTATTAAAAAACGTCAACAATAA
- a CDS encoding L-serine ammonia-lyase: protein MGSVFEIFKIGIGPSSSHTVGPMRAGKAFIDQLIDNGQMPLVTKIVADVYGSLSLTGKGHHTDVAIILGLSGEKPDTVNIDQIPHFIQTMNQCGKLPIYNGKYQIDFSNESIIFHSTFLPLHENGMTLSAYHDNELIVQKTYYSVGGGKIVEEEQFGQQQQNSVDVPYPFSTAAQLLKHCDDNSLSVSSIVLKNELQLHSYDDVVNYFSLVGQTMLNCIKRGMNTEGLLPGALKVPRRANALYRQLLTSKNNNDPMIIIDWINMFALAVSEENAAGGRVVTAPTNGACGIIPAVLAYYDKFIDPVSPDIFIRYFLTCGAIGLLYQKNASISGAEVGCQGEVGVACSMAAAGLAELLGGNPQQVCMAAEIGMEHNLGLTCDPVDGQVQVPCIERNAIAAVKAINATRMALRRTTAAIVSLDKVIETMYETGKDMNAKYRETSRGGLAITVHCS, encoded by the coding sequence ATGGGTTCAGTTTTTGAGATATTTAAAATTGGTATAGGTCCTTCTAGTTCACATACAGTTGGTCCAATGCGAGCGGGTAAGGCGTTTATTGATCAACTGATTGATAATGGGCAAATGCCATTAGTGACAAAAATTGTGGCAGATGTTTATGGTTCTTTATCACTGACCGGCAAGGGGCATCATACTGATGTTGCAATTATTCTTGGATTATCTGGCGAAAAGCCTGATACCGTTAATATTGACCAAATTCCCCATTTTATTCAAACCATGAACCAATGTGGTAAATTACCGATATATAATGGTAAATACCAAATTGATTTTTCAAACGAAAGCATTATTTTTCATTCAACTTTTTTACCATTACATGAAAATGGTATGACGTTAAGCGCTTATCATGATAATGAACTCATCGTCCAGAAAACCTATTATTCAGTGGGTGGAGGAAAAATTGTTGAAGAGGAGCAGTTTGGACAACAACAGCAGAATTCTGTTGATGTGCCTTATCCTTTTTCAACAGCAGCGCAATTATTGAAGCATTGTGATGATAATTCGTTGTCGGTATCGAGTATTGTGTTAAAAAATGAGTTACAACTGCATAGTTATGATGATGTTGTAAATTATTTTTCTTTAGTTGGACAAACAATGCTTAATTGTATTAAACGCGGCATGAATACTGAAGGATTATTACCTGGTGCGCTTAAGGTTCCTCGTCGAGCAAATGCACTTTATCGCCAATTATTGACTAGCAAAAATAATAATGATCCAATGATTATTATTGATTGGATAAATATGTTTGCGTTAGCAGTCAGTGAAGAAAATGCCGCAGGGGGAAGGGTAGTGACGGCTCCTACCAATGGCGCTTGCGGCATAATACCAGCCGTTCTTGCCTATTATGATAAGTTTATCGATCCGGTCTCGCCCGATATTTTTATTCGCTATTTTTTAACTTGTGGAGCCATTGGTTTACTTTATCAAAAAAATGCATCTATTTCAGGTGCTGAAGTTGGTTGTCAGGGTGAGGTCGGTGTTGCTTGTTCAATGGCGGCTGCTGGTCTGGCTGAATTGTTGGGGGGTAATCCTCAGCAAGTTTGTATGGCAGCCGAAATTGGTATGGAACATAATTTAGGTTTAACCTGTGATCCTGTTGATGGTCAAGTACAAGTTCCTTGTATTGAACGTAATGCGATTGCTGCAGTTAAAGCAATTAATGCGACACGCATGGCATTAAGGCGCACTACTGCAGCTATCGTTTCGCTTGATAAGGTGATTGAAACTATGTACGAAACCGGAAAGGATATGAATGCAAAATACCGAGAGACTTCACGTGGTGGGTTAGCAATTACTGTTCACTGTAGTTAA
- the mpl gene encoding UDP-N-acetylmuramate:L-alanyl-gamma-D-glutamyl-meso-diaminopimelate ligase produces MHIHILGICGTFMGGIALIARSLGHKVTGSDKNVYPPMSTLLQKEHIDIIEGDDPSQLTPTPDLVIIGNALSRGNPCVEYILDNNIPYVSAPQWLHDNVLKDRWVIAVAGTHGKTTTAGMVNWILEKQGYKQGFVIGGVPGNFEVSARLGEGNFFVIEADEYDCSFFDKRSKFMHYCPKTLIMNNLEFDHADIFDDLSSIQKQFHHLVRLVPSKGLIISPQEDVNLKQVLAKGCWSKQSFTESEDGWLAKKIANDASQFDVYYNNKKMGTVNYSLVGEHNMHNALMAIAAAHNVGIDPADACLALGSFLNAKRRLELYGEVNNIEIYDDFAHHPTAILATLEALRSKIGANRRILAVLEPRSNTMKLGISKDELAPSLGRADEIYMFQPEQLPWLVADVVDACIQPAYWTADIDLLVEMITKSAKPTDAILIMSNGGFSGIHNKILESLKKQQLRKQLDA; encoded by the coding sequence ATGCATATTCATATTCTTGGGATTTGTGGCACATTTATGGGCGGTATTGCATTAATAGCTCGTTCATTAGGTCACAAAGTAACAGGATCAGATAAAAATGTTTACCCACCAATGAGTACGCTGTTACAAAAAGAGCATATTGATATTATTGAAGGAGACGATCCATCACAATTAACACCAACTCCTGATCTAGTTATCATTGGCAATGCTCTATCAAGAGGAAATCCTTGTGTTGAATACATTTTGGACAATAACATTCCTTACGTCTCTGCACCACAATGGTTACATGATAATGTACTAAAAGACCGTTGGGTTATTGCTGTGGCAGGTACACACGGCAAAACAACAACGGCTGGAATGGTTAACTGGATTTTAGAAAAACAAGGCTATAAACAGGGTTTTGTTATTGGTGGTGTTCCGGGTAATTTTGAAGTATCAGCAAGATTAGGTGAAGGTAACTTTTTTGTTATTGAAGCGGATGAGTATGACTGTTCATTTTTCGATAAACGCTCTAAATTTATGCATTATTGTCCCAAAACACTGATTATGAATAATTTGGAATTTGATCATGCAGATATTTTTGATGATCTTAGTTCTATCCAAAAACAGTTCCATCATCTAGTTCGTTTAGTACCAAGTAAAGGATTGATAATTTCTCCTCAAGAAGATGTCAATTTAAAACAAGTATTAGCAAAAGGTTGTTGGAGTAAACAATCTTTTACCGAATCTGAAGACGGTTGGTTAGCGAAAAAGATTGCTAATGATGCCAGCCAGTTTGATGTTTATTACAACAACAAAAAGATGGGTACAGTTAACTATTCTTTAGTTGGTGAACACAATATGCATAATGCCTTAATGGCAATTGCCGCTGCACACAATGTTGGTATAGATCCAGCAGATGCTTGTTTAGCGTTAGGTTCATTTTTAAATGCTAAAAGACGCTTGGAGCTATATGGTGAGGTCAATAACATTGAAATTTATGATGATTTTGCTCATCATCCAACGGCAATTTTAGCAACATTAGAAGCATTACGCAGCAAAATTGGTGCAAATCGACGAATTTTAGCAGTATTAGAGCCTCGTTCTAACACAATGAAGTTAGGGATTTCAAAAGATGAACTCGCTCCATCATTAGGTCGCGCTGATGAAATATATATGTTCCAACCAGAACAACTACCTTGGTTAGTTGCTGATGTAGTCGATGCCTGTATCCAACCGGCTTATTGGACAGCTGATATTGACTTATTAGTTGAAATGATAACAAAATCAGCCAAACCAACCGATGCCATTTTGATTATGAGTAATGGTGGTTTTAGTGGAATTCATAACAAGATTTTAGAAAGCTTAAAAAAACAACAATTAAGAAAACAATTAGATGCATAA